One window from the genome of Paramormyrops kingsleyae isolate MSU_618 chromosome 3, PKINGS_0.4, whole genome shotgun sequence encodes:
- the LOC111843380 gene encoding uncharacterized protein isoform X1: MDNRQRDLPSWMLGGKDGQPQQENPIETSHVPRKIKRKKLERKAVYGMNEAELVDTALSFLEEENLQGFRAQEPTGQKGSGRTAGSRMKRDKQDRADALPKEVAGDAKSEEDERTYVSESDPEVVAEEETVPYGEAANWGQAAGQGVQLQATHDTAEADSASRDEEALQLVREIFFT, encoded by the exons ATGGACAACAGGCAGCGGGATCTTCCGTCTTGGATGTTGGGCGGCAAAGACGGACAGCCCCAGCAAGAAAATCCCATCGAGACCAGTCATGTCCCAAGGAAGATTAAGAGAAAAAAGTTGGAAAG AAAGGCTGTGTACGGCATGAATGAGGCTGAGCTCGTGGACACAGCGCTCAGCTTCCTCGAAGAAGAAAATCTCCAGGGTTTCAGGGCTCAGGAGCCTACAGGGCAG AAGGGAAGCGGAAGGACAGCTGGGAGTCGCATGAAGAGGGATAAGCAGGACCGTGCGGATGCTTTGCCcaaggaggtggctggtgacgCCAAATCTGAAGAAGACGAAAGAACCTACGTCTCTGAGAGTGACCCAGAAGTGGTCGCCGAGGAGGAGACTGTCCCATATGGAGAGGCCGCGAATTGGGGCCAAGCAGCAGGGCAAGGTGTCCAGCTGCAGGCCACGCATGACACTGCAGAGGCGGACTCGGCTTCCAGGGATGAGGAGGCCCTCCAGCTCGTGAGAGAAATATTCTTCACGTGA
- the LOC111843380 gene encoding uncharacterized protein isoform X2: MDNRQRDLPSWMLGGKDGQPQQENPIETSHVPRKIKRKKLERKAVYGMNEAELVDTALSFLEEENLQGFRAQEPTGQGSGRTAGSRMKRDKQDRADALPKEVAGDAKSEEDERTYVSESDPEVVAEEETVPYGEAANWGQAAGQGVQLQATHDTAEADSASRDEEALQLVREIFFT; the protein is encoded by the exons ATGGACAACAGGCAGCGGGATCTTCCGTCTTGGATGTTGGGCGGCAAAGACGGACAGCCCCAGCAAGAAAATCCCATCGAGACCAGTCATGTCCCAAGGAAGATTAAGAGAAAAAAGTTGGAAAG AAAGGCTGTGTACGGCATGAATGAGGCTGAGCTCGTGGACACAGCGCTCAGCTTCCTCGAAGAAGAAAATCTCCAGGGTTTCAGGGCTCAGGAGCCTACAGGGCAG GGAAGCGGAAGGACAGCTGGGAGTCGCATGAAGAGGGATAAGCAGGACCGTGCGGATGCTTTGCCcaaggaggtggctggtgacgCCAAATCTGAAGAAGACGAAAGAACCTACGTCTCTGAGAGTGACCCAGAAGTGGTCGCCGAGGAGGAGACTGTCCCATATGGAGAGGCCGCGAATTGGGGCCAAGCAGCAGGGCAAGGTGTCCAGCTGCAGGCCACGCATGACACTGCAGAGGCGGACTCGGCTTCCAGGGATGAGGAGGCCCTCCAGCTCGTGAGAGAAATATTCTTCACGTGA